The DNA window CCCGATGAACCGACAACTTTCGCGTGGCTGACTGTAGCGTCGCGCTCGACCACGCCCGCTACGATGACACGACCGTGAGCGTGCTGGCGACGAAGATCCGCCGGGACCTCTGGCCCCTTCATCTGACGATGCGATGACCTCTGAATTCGGTCTCGTACTGCCGGGTCCTCTCCGTCGATGATGGCGTCCGAGCCGGCAGTGGCCTTCAATTCTGCGTAGTAGTCGTTGATCGCCGAACGCTCTGCCGGAGTCAACACCGGCGCCGCGTAGGACGGGGTGGCGGCCGGCTGGGCCGAAGTCTTCGCAGGCTGGTTGACGCAGGCCACCAAGGCAAGGGCGAGTGCCACGATGAGCGCGGTCACCTGATACACCGTGAACCTTTCGCCAGAACCGCACCAGTTCGCTTTGCCAGCCAGACGATGAAGTATGCAAGCACTACGTAAAAATAGCCGAAAGCGAGTGTGTACCCTGAGTAGGCCAGCCATGCGGTGTAGACGTCAGTATCGAAGGAAGAACCCTCCATCACGGTCACGCACAGGATAATGAGACCCAGCAGCGCCACCATCAGAAGCGGAGCAATGCACATGGCCACTCGAATCTGTGGCTCGGGCCTCCTCCGCATCCACCACAGCAGGCCGAGGGCGATCAGCACATACGGAACACCGCCCACCATCGCTGAGAGACCGGCGAGACTGATGAACGTCTCGACCATGGGGGGCACGATATGGAACCATGCGAGAGGCAGGAGAAGGAATGGAACCAGAAGCGGCAGGGAAAGCAACGATCGGTAGAGCGTCCTGATCTGCACCTTCGCCCCCGGCTGTTGACTAACGCTCCGGCCCAGCGCCCCATAGCGCTACGCGTCGATAGTGCGTCGACTCGCCGTACAGGGTGCCTTCGTGGATGTGCACCTGCATGAACCGGAGGAATTCGTCCGTTGACCCCACACCGCGCTTGTTCGAGCCGTCGTCCTCGATCGGGGTCAGGACCAATCCGTCTGGAGCCTCGAGCTGGTACCGAAACAAGACATAGCCGGAGACTTGGGGCTCCTGTCGCTTCACGTCGTGGGCGTTCAAGACCCGCACGCCACCGACCTCGACCACGAACCCGGTCAGCTCAA is part of the Candidatus Dormiibacterota bacterium genome and encodes:
- a CDS encoding energy transducer TonB, which codes for MTALIVALALALVACVNQPAKTSAQPAATPSYAAPVLTPAERSAINDYYAELKATAGSDAIIDGEDPAVRDRIQRSSHRQMKGPEVPADLRRQHAHGRVIVAGVVERDATVSHAKVVGSSGYPAFDEVARSAVAEMRYNEPARLDGEPVRCFAYMVIDFETR